In Opitutaceae bacterium TAV5, one genomic interval encodes:
- a CDS encoding 3-oxoacyl-ACP synthase (FabB; beta-ketoacyl-ACP synthase I, KASI; catalyzes a condensation reaction in fatty acid biosynthesis: addition of an acyl acceptor of two carbons from malonyl-ACP; required for the elongation of short-chain unsaturated acyl-ACP): MTCIRATGLINSLGVTPAAIRRSLACGESPGMVVNDRWLAGGTACRVGEVTAPLPPVPASLARHDTRNNRLLLAALAQIRPQVDAALDRFGPARVAIILGSSTSGIHEGELALRHRREHGRLPAGYHYAQQEPGDPARFLAACLATTGPAYTLSTACSSSARALVSAHRLLRAGLVDAVIAGGADTLCQLTLNGFHSLQALSLSPGGCRPFAAGRDGITIGEAAALLLLAREPAGETVPVALLGVGESSDAYHMSAPRPDGAGAEAAMRAALRDAGIDAARAGETLGYLNLHGTGTPLNDSMEAAAVSRLFGDRIPCSSTKHLTGHTLGACGATEAALCHLLLTDPAATLPHQRLSSADRDPSLAPVRLVTAPGEPLAKKAILSNSFAFGGNNAAVILAAA; the protein is encoded by the coding sequence ATGACCTGCATCCGGGCAACAGGACTCATCAATTCGCTCGGCGTCACTCCCGCCGCCATCCGCCGCTCGCTCGCCTGCGGCGAAAGCCCCGGCATGGTCGTGAACGACCGGTGGCTCGCCGGCGGCACCGCCTGCCGCGTGGGGGAAGTCACCGCGCCCCTTCCCCCCGTCCCGGCCTCGCTTGCCCGGCACGATACCCGCAACAACCGCCTCCTGCTTGCCGCCCTCGCGCAGATCCGCCCGCAGGTCGATGCGGCTCTCGACCGCTTCGGCCCCGCCCGCGTCGCCATCATTCTCGGCAGCAGCACCAGCGGCATTCACGAAGGCGAACTCGCGCTCCGCCACCGCCGCGAGCACGGCCGTCTCCCCGCCGGCTATCACTACGCGCAGCAGGAGCCGGGCGATCCGGCGCGGTTTCTCGCCGCCTGCCTCGCCACCACCGGGCCCGCCTACACCCTTTCCACCGCCTGCTCTTCCAGCGCCCGCGCCCTCGTCAGTGCGCACCGGCTTCTTCGCGCCGGCCTCGTCGATGCGGTCATTGCCGGCGGCGCCGACACCCTCTGCCAGCTCACCCTCAACGGATTTCACAGCCTGCAAGCCCTGTCGCTCTCCCCGGGCGGCTGCCGCCCGTTTGCCGCCGGCCGCGACGGCATTACCATCGGTGAAGCCGCCGCCCTCCTCCTCCTCGCCCGCGAGCCCGCCGGAGAAACCGTCCCCGTCGCTCTGCTCGGCGTCGGCGAATCTTCCGATGCCTACCACATGTCCGCTCCCCGCCCCGACGGAGCCGGAGCGGAAGCGGCCATGCGCGCCGCCCTCCGCGACGCCGGCATCGACGCCGCGCGCGCCGGCGAGACGCTCGGCTACCTCAACCTCCACGGCACCGGCACCCCGCTCAACGACAGCATGGAGGCCGCCGCCGTCTCCCGCCTCTTCGGCGACCGCATCCCCTGCAGCTCCACCAAGCACCTCACCGGCCACACGCTCGGCGCCTGCGGCGCCACCGAAGCCGCCCTCTGCCACCTCCTCCTGACCGATCCCGCCGCCACGCTCCCGCACCAGCGCCTCTCCTCCGCCGACCGCGATCCCTCGCTCGCTCCCGTGCGCCTCGTCACCGCCCCCGGCGAGCCCCTCGCGAAAAAAGCCATCCTCTCCAACTCCTTCGCCTTCGGCGGCAACAACGCCGCCGTCATCCTTGCCGCCGCCTGA
- a CDS encoding 3-hydroxy-fatty acyl-ACP dehydratase — protein sequence MTAIADSLDLPAADYLPHEPPLLLVQRLRAVASDTVACETAPDAAFAPFANPDGSFPVPLLLEVMAQTVGVWAGWHARAAGRPPQPGLILGCRGFSTTWTAIPPGARLRCEARKIFQDDATGTFEVAIAGDGAPVASATLTTRQITWPQLDTLLAALCSPQP from the coding sequence ATGACCGCCATCGCCGATTCCCTCGATCTTCCGGCCGCCGACTACCTTCCGCACGAGCCTCCCCTGCTTCTCGTGCAACGCCTCCGCGCTGTCGCGTCCGACACGGTCGCCTGCGAAACGGCGCCTGACGCCGCGTTCGCTCCCTTCGCCAATCCCGACGGCTCCTTTCCCGTCCCGCTGCTGCTGGAAGTCATGGCGCAGACCGTCGGCGTCTGGGCCGGCTGGCACGCCCGCGCCGCCGGCCGGCCTCCGCAGCCCGGCCTCATTCTCGGCTGTCGTGGTTTTTCGACTACATGGACCGCCATCCCTCCCGGTGCGCGCCTCCGCTGCGAAGCCCGGAAGATCTTCCAGGACGACGCCACCGGCACCTTCGAGGTCGCCATCGCCGGGGACGGCGCGCCTGTCGCCAGCGCCACCCTCACCACGCGGCAGATCACCTGGCCCCAACTTGACACCCTTCTGGCCGCCCTCTGCTCTCCTCAGCCATGA
- a CDS encoding 3-ketoacyl-ACP reductase, producing the protein MTPSSRTFLVTGASKGIGRAIAARLARDGHAIVVHYHRDEAGARATLDAVRAAGPEGRLVTFDVRDRAACAAALEADIAAHGPPYGVILNAGITRDGAFPTLSAEDWDDVLRTDLDSFYNVLHPCIAPMIAARRGGRIVTLSSVSGLAGNRGQVNYSAAKAGLIGATKALAVELARRQITVNCVAPGLVDTGMLAPEPGMLDEILKTVPLRRIGTPGEVANLVAWLASDESSYVTRQVISVNGGML; encoded by the coding sequence ATGACGCCCTCCTCCCGCACCTTCCTCGTCACCGGAGCCAGCAAAGGGATCGGGCGCGCCATCGCCGCCCGCCTCGCGCGCGACGGGCACGCCATCGTCGTCCACTACCACCGCGACGAGGCCGGCGCGCGCGCCACCCTGGACGCCGTGAGAGCCGCCGGTCCGGAAGGCCGCCTGGTCACGTTCGACGTCCGCGACCGCGCCGCCTGCGCCGCCGCCCTCGAGGCGGACATCGCCGCTCACGGCCCTCCCTACGGAGTCATTCTCAATGCCGGCATCACCCGCGACGGCGCTTTCCCGACCCTCTCCGCCGAGGACTGGGACGACGTCCTCCGCACCGACCTAGACAGCTTCTACAACGTCCTCCATCCCTGCATCGCCCCGATGATCGCCGCCCGCCGCGGCGGGCGCATCGTCACCCTCTCCTCCGTCTCCGGCCTCGCCGGCAACCGCGGCCAGGTCAACTACAGCGCCGCCAAGGCCGGACTCATCGGCGCGACCAAAGCCCTCGCCGTCGAACTCGCCCGCCGCCAGATCACGGTCAATTGCGTCGCCCCCGGCCTGGTCGATACCGGAATGCTCGCTCCCGAACCCGGCATGCTCGACGAAATCCTGAAAACCGTCCCGCTCCGCCGCATCGGCACCCCCGGGGAAGTCGCCAACCTCGTCGCCTGGCTCGCCTCCGACGAGTCCTCCTACGTCACCCGCCAGGTCATCTCGGTCAACGGAGGCATGCTGTGA
- a CDS encoding 3-oxoacyl-ACP synthase (FabB; beta-ketoacyl-ACP synthase I, KASI; catalyzes a condensation reaction in fatty acid biosynthesis: addition of an acyl acceptor of two carbons from malonyl-ACP; required for the elongation of short-chain unsaturated acyl-ACP), producing the protein MRRPRPGRYRNARSRTRHARRNPENRPAPPHRHPRGSRQPRRLARLRRVLLRHPPGHLGQRRHAVSAPHPASTLRRVAITGMAGVTAFGNDWSAIKPRLQACRNAVVHMPDWDHVAGLNTRLAAPIPDFTLPAHYTRVQTRAMGRVAQLSTVATGHALVRAGLVGDPVLTGGQAGIAYGSSTGSTAPIRDFGRLLNENDTGAITATTYVRMMPHTAAVNTGLFFGIRGRLIPTSSACTSGSQAIGYAAEAIRHGYQTVMIAGGAEELCVSEAVVFDTVFATSLRNDAPETTPRPFDRDRDGLVVGEGAATFILEDYEHALARGAVILGEVLGFATNCDATHITQPNRDTMQACIHSAMMQSGLAPEAIGFISAHGTATDRGDVAESHATHALFGERAPVASLKSYFGHTLGACGALETWLTLEMAHDGWFAPTINLENPDPACAPLDHVTGSGRHLDVEHIISNNFAFGGVNTSLVIRRHR; encoded by the coding sequence TTGCGTCGCCCCCGGCCTGGTCGATACCGGAATGCTCGCTCCCGAACCCGGCATGCTCGACGAAATCCTGAAAACCGTCCCGCTCCGCCGCATCGGCACCCCCGGGGAAGTCGCCAACCTCGTCGCCTGGCTCGCCTCCGACGAGTCCTCCTACGTCACCCGCCAGGTCATCTCGGTCAACGGAGGCATGCTGTGAGTGCCCCGCACCCCGCCTCCACCCTCCGCCGCGTCGCCATCACCGGCATGGCGGGCGTCACCGCCTTCGGCAACGACTGGTCCGCCATCAAGCCCCGCCTCCAGGCCTGCCGGAACGCTGTCGTCCACATGCCCGACTGGGATCATGTGGCCGGTCTCAACACGCGCCTCGCCGCCCCCATTCCCGATTTCACCCTGCCCGCGCACTACACCCGCGTGCAAACCCGCGCGATGGGCCGCGTCGCGCAGCTTTCCACCGTGGCCACCGGGCATGCCCTCGTCCGCGCCGGCCTGGTCGGCGACCCCGTCCTCACCGGCGGCCAGGCCGGCATCGCCTACGGCTCCTCCACCGGCAGCACCGCGCCCATCCGCGATTTCGGACGCCTTCTCAACGAAAACGATACCGGTGCCATCACGGCCACGACCTACGTCCGCATGATGCCCCACACCGCTGCCGTCAACACGGGCCTCTTCTTCGGCATCCGCGGCCGCCTCATCCCGACTTCCAGCGCCTGCACCTCCGGCAGCCAGGCCATCGGCTACGCCGCCGAAGCCATCCGCCACGGCTACCAGACCGTCATGATCGCGGGCGGGGCCGAGGAGCTCTGCGTCTCCGAGGCCGTCGTCTTCGACACCGTTTTCGCCACGAGCCTGCGCAACGACGCCCCGGAAACCACCCCCCGCCCGTTCGACCGCGACCGCGACGGCCTTGTCGTCGGCGAAGGCGCCGCCACCTTTATCCTGGAAGACTACGAACACGCCCTGGCGCGCGGCGCCGTCATCCTCGGCGAAGTGCTCGGCTTTGCCACCAATTGCGACGCCACCCACATCACGCAGCCCAACCGCGACACGATGCAGGCCTGCATCCACTCTGCCATGATGCAGTCCGGCCTCGCTCCGGAGGCCATCGGGTTCATTTCCGCGCACGGCACCGCCACCGATCGCGGCGATGTCGCCGAGAGCCACGCCACGCATGCGCTCTTCGGCGAACGCGCGCCCGTGGCCTCGCTCAAGAGCTACTTCGGCCACACGCTCGGAGCCTGCGGCGCGCTCGAGACCTGGCTCACTCTCGAAATGGCGCACGACGGCTGGTTCGCTCCCACCATCAACCTGGAAAACCCCGATCCGGCCTGCGCCCCGCTCGACCACGTCACCGGTTCCGGCCGCCACCTCGACGTCGAGCATATCATCTCCAACAATTTCGCTTTCGGCGGCGTGAACACCTCGCTGGTCATCCGCCGGCACCGATAG
- a CDS encoding abortive infection protein, which translates to MNHPLFVILMLAVGGYVAWLWWSDRNLWRAGKADPRRSLPGATDAPARATIIAVAGALVLLGAETAGEIALGISGEQSTVTVLFGLYSLMAAVIEEVIFRGYIVVEKRGRAWLIGSILVASVLFAAGHPFLWQWEEGQLIWNFGLKGWFSTGVVFVSSLWFYYVRFASWNPHRSLLPCMAAHGAKNLGVFVIKLAQGFVSGVW; encoded by the coding sequence ATGAACCATCCCCTTTTTGTTATCCTGATGCTGGCCGTCGGCGGTTATGTGGCGTGGCTCTGGTGGTCCGACCGGAACCTGTGGCGGGCGGGCAAGGCCGATCCGCGGCGCTCCCTGCCGGGCGCGACCGATGCGCCGGCGCGCGCCACGATCATCGCCGTGGCCGGCGCGCTCGTCCTGCTCGGCGCCGAAACCGCCGGCGAGATCGCGCTCGGCATCAGCGGCGAACAATCGACCGTCACCGTCCTGTTCGGGCTTTATTCGCTCATGGCGGCGGTGATCGAGGAAGTGATTTTCCGCGGTTATATCGTCGTGGAAAAACGGGGACGCGCCTGGCTGATCGGCAGCATCCTCGTCGCCTCGGTGCTGTTCGCCGCCGGCCATCCGTTTTTATGGCAATGGGAGGAGGGACAACTGATCTGGAATTTCGGCCTCAAGGGGTGGTTCAGCACCGGAGTCGTTTTCGTGAGTTCGCTGTGGTTTTATTACGTGCGTTTCGCGAGCTGGAACCCGCACCGTTCGCTGCTCCCCTGCATGGCCGCGCACGGCGCGAAAAACCTCGGCGTCTTCGTCATCAAGCTCGCCCAGGGCTTCGTGTCGGGCGTCTGGTAG